The Neisseria subflava genomic interval CGTTCAGACGGCCTTCAGCCTGCAGCCGCTGCAAGTCGGCAACAATCGCTTCCGCACCCAAACCCATTAACGCGTCATGCACTTCGTTGGCAGTGTCCGTAGGTTGGATGGCATAGCGGTGTTCGCTGACCACATCGCCGGTGTCCAAGCCGATGTCCATCTGCATGATGCACACGCCGGTTTCGGCATCGCCGGCTTCAATCGCACGTTGAATCGGTGCCGCGCCGCGCCAACGGGGCAACAGCGAAGCGTGGATATTGAGGCAGCCATGTTTGGGCGTATCCAACACATCCTGCGGCAAAATCAAGCCATACGCGGCCACCACCATCACATCCGCGCCTGTATCTTTGAGCATTTGCAGGGCTTCAGCGTTATTGCGCAACTTTTCCGGCTGCGCCACGGTCAAACCCAATTCCAAGGCAGCCTGTTTGACCGGCGATGCGGTCAACTGCATGCCGCGGCCTTTAGGGCGGTCGGGCTGGGTCAACACCAGCGGAATTTCAAAACCTGCGGCAGCGATGGCTTTCAAGGCGGCGGCGGCAAAATCGGGCGTACCGGCAAAGATGACTTTCATGTTGTGTCCTTGTGGAAATGGTTTGAATGGCGCGTTGGACAAACTGTTTCAGCTGAAAAGGCCGTCTGAAAGATTGAAAACCGAAGTCTGCCTTCTGTTTTGTCTTTTCAGACGGCCTTTAAGCGATGCGTAGGTCAGATGGTGTGTTTCTGACGTTTTTTCAGTTTGGTTTTGATGCGGCCTTGTTTCAGCTGCGACAAGTGTTCGACAAACACGATGCCCATCAGGTGGTCCAATTCGTGCTGCACGCAGATTGCCAACAGGCCGTCTGCTTCCAGCGTGAATTTCTCGCCTTTTTCGTTCAAGGCTTCAACTTTGACGCGCTCGGCACGGGTTACGGTATCGTAAATGCCCGGTACGGACAGACAGCCTTCTTCATAAGTCGTCTCGCCGTCTTTTTCGACAATGACGGGATTGATGAACACGCGCGGCTCGCTGCGGTCTTCGGTCAAATCCATCACGACGATGCGCTCGTGTACGTCGACCTGAGTGGCCGCCAAGCCGATACCGCGTGCTTCGTACATGGTTTCAAACATATCGGCAACCAATGTCTGGATGCGCTCGTCGATTTTTTCAACAGGTTTGGCGACCGTGTGCAAACGCTCGTCGGGGTATTGGAGGATGTTCAGTAAAGCCATAATATTCTCGTTTTATAAAGCTGATGTGTGATTTTCATACAGATTCGGTTTCCGCCGCCACAATCTCCTGTCATGACAGCAACATTCAATGCTAAAATAACGCCGAAAAATGTTAAGATAGCGCGACGGAGGCCGTTCGTTATCGTATTGATGAATGGGCGGCAGTTTCGCAAACTCCAGCCTTCTCTGTTTATCATCTGAAGACAAACCGAATCGATTTCAAGGGGAACGGTTATGCAACAACGTATTATAACCCTGCTTTGCATGGCAGGCATGGCTATTTCTGCCCACACTCAGGCAGCTTCTTTAAAAATCCGCCCCAATGCGCCACAACGCTACGTCGTTAAAAACGGCGATACCTTGTGGGGTATTTCCGGCAAATATCTGTACAGCCCATGGCAATGGAACCGCCTTTGGGGCGCTAACCGCAACGCTATCCGCAATCCGCATCTGATCTATCCGGGTCAGGTGTTGGTTTTACGCTACATCAACGGTCAGCCGCGACTGGGTTTTGAACATGCCCAAACCCGTTCAGACGGCATTCCCGTGATCAAACTGCATCCGCGCGTACGCGAAACTTCCGGCTACGGCATTCCGACCGTCAATGTCAACCTCTACCGCATGTTCATGAAACATCCGCAGATTATCGCTCCGGAAGAAACCGCCAACGCGCCGCGCCTGATTGCCGGCCCCGACAACCGCGTCCTCTACACCCAAGGCAACCGCGTGTACGCATACGGCCTGACCGAACCCGGCCGCTACCTGACCTACCGCGTCAATAAAAACATCACCGACCCGGAAACCGGCAAATTTCTCGGCCAAGAAGTTGTGTTCAGCGGCATCGCCAACACGCTGCCTTACACCGACTCCGCCTTGGAAAACCGCACCCGCGCTTCTGACGAAAAACTCAAAAGCAACGAGTATTACACCCAAGTCAACAAAGCCATGAAGCTGCGTACCCAATCCGCGCAACCTTTGGTTATCGAAGAAGCCGTTTCCGAAATCCGCAAAGACGACTATCTGCTGAAACTGCCCGAAGGCCTCGACAGCTTCAATGTTATGCCTCACGCCCCTGCCCGTCCGATTCAGGCCAAAGTTGTTTCCATCTTCGACGGCGTGGGCGAAGCAGGTCAGTTCCAAACCATTACTTTGGATAAAGGCGAACTCGACGGCTTGGACAAAGGCACTGTGGTCAGCCTCTACAAACGCGGCCGCCAAGTCCGTGTCAATCTGTCCAACAACCTGATTCGCAAGCCGAAAGACAAAGATACGGTTGAATTGGTTTCCATTCCGGCGGAAGAAATCGGCTTGGCAATGGTGTACCGCACATCCGACCATCTGGCCTCCGCCATTATTTTGGAAAGCCTGAACAGCATTTCCATCGGCGATACCGCTTCCGAACCCGGCCGTGATTTGGACAATATGGCCGATGAAAAAACCATGGACAAGCCTGCTGAAGACGAACAGGAAAGAGAAATCGAACTGGAAGTCCGCAGCTGATTGAGCTTTCTTAGCCGCCATCCGGCAAATAAAGGCCGTCTGAAAACCTGTTTTTCAGACGGCCCTTTGATTGCTGCCCATCAGAATAAATAAAATCTGTAACGCGTTGTTTAAAGCGCAAACAACATCTTATTTCTCAAGCCGGTAATCAGCTATTCCCTTTTCTATCGTTTTTCCGTTCTGCTATTCCAA includes:
- a CDS encoding LysM peptidoglycan-binding domain-containing protein; translation: MQQRIITLLCMAGMAISAHTQAASLKIRPNAPQRYVVKNGDTLWGISGKYLYSPWQWNRLWGANRNAIRNPHLIYPGQVLVLRYINGQPRLGFEHAQTRSDGIPVIKLHPRVRETSGYGIPTVNVNLYRMFMKHPQIIAPEETANAPRLIAGPDNRVLYTQGNRVYAYGLTEPGRYLTYRVNKNITDPETGKFLGQEVVFSGIANTLPYTDSALENRTRASDEKLKSNEYYTQVNKAMKLRTQSAQPLVIEEAVSEIRKDDYLLKLPEGLDSFNVMPHAPARPIQAKVVSIFDGVGEAGQFQTITLDKGELDGLDKGTVVSLYKRGRQVRVNLSNNLIRKPKDKDTVELVSIPAEEIGLAMVYRTSDHLASAIILESLNSISIGDTASEPGRDLDNMADEKTMDKPAEDEQEREIELEVRS
- the def gene encoding peptide deformylase, which gives rise to MALLNILQYPDERLHTVAKPVEKIDERIQTLVADMFETMYEARGIGLAATQVDVHERIVVMDLTEDRSEPRVFINPVIVEKDGETTYEEGCLSVPGIYDTVTRAERVKVEALNEKGEKFTLEADGLLAICVQHELDHLMGIVFVEHLSQLKQGRIKTKLKKRQKHTI
- the fmt gene encoding methionyl-tRNA formyltransferase, with the protein product MKVIFAGTPDFAAAALKAIAAAGFEIPLVLTQPDRPKGRGMQLTASPVKQAALELGLTVAQPEKLRNNAEALQMLKDTGADVMVVAAYGLILPQDVLDTPKHGCLNIHASLLPRWRGAAPIQRAIEAGDAETGVCIMQMDIGLDTGDVVSEHRYAIQPTDTANEVHDALMGLGAEAIVADLQRLQAEGRLNAVKQPEEGVTYAQKLSKEEARIDWNESAHIIERKIRAFNPVPAAWVEYQGKPMKIWRAEVVAKQGKAGEVLSCTSDGLLVACGENALNITELQPSGSKRMSIQAFAAGRTIEVGTVL